The region TTGCCGAGCAGCCTCGCTAATGCGCTCTCATTGCCGTAGTTTGACGACTGAGCTACGATGATGGAAATACTCTTCAGCAGTCTTGCAACGAACATTTAGAGTACACTTGAGCTTTCCAGTGAAAGCTGTAATGCCCCGCGACATACGTGCCtggcctgctcctcggcgcgcacggcgcTTGGCGATCACGACTCTAATCACGTGACTGCGGTGGAGGGCGCTCCCCAGTCGGGCAAGTTCGGCAAAGTCAATCAACGCCCATCAACGACATCCTCTCCTCTCCACGAGACCCCCAGACATCATCAAAATGGCCACGGTAAGCGACACCCTGCCAATTGGCGCGCCCGAGACATAGACATCGCCAGTCAATGGCCCCCCGGAGTCTTCGTCGCTCCGCGCCGCTCCCCCCGCCTTTCCTCGAGAGGCCGTGAGCTAAttttctctccctctccgaAACAGCGAagcgccgccctcaagctCGACTGGACCAAGGTCACCAGCTCGCTGGGCCTTCGCGGCCAGACGGTCGCCTCCCTGCAGGCCTTCAAGAAGCGCAACGAGGACGCCCGCCGCAAGATCGCCCAGCTGCAGGAGCAGGCCACGACGGTCGACTTCGCGCAGTACCGCTCGACGCTCAAGaaccaggccgtcgtcgacgagattGAGAAGCGCTTCAAGGCCTTCAAGCCCGTCACATACGACGTCAGCCgccagctcaaggccatcgaggccttcgaggtcgaggccgtcaagaacgccgaggccaccaagcaggtcgtcgacctggagctcaaggacctgGCCGCCACGCTGAAGAACATTGAGGAGGCTCGTCCGTTCGAGGACCTCACTGTGGTATGTTGCGCAGGGTGCGAGGTTGTGAGGGGATGGAATGCTGACGCGTTGTTTTGCAGGACgaggttgccgccgccgagaagtCGATCGACGAGAAGACCACCCAGCTCATCTCCAAGGGCCGCTGGATGGTGCCGGGATACAAGGTCCGTGGACCCAGCGTTCGAGAAACCCGCCGAGACAGTACTGACACACTCTACAGGAGAAGTTTGGCGACCTGGCCATTGTGTAATCGACCCAAGCGTCACGTTACCGGAATTCCCTTTGTGTACTCTAGCATTGTAGATACAAGAACTCGAGGCGGCAGACGTCAGTCTCCGCTATACCCAATCCACCGAAACTTTTCTGTGTGTAGAGACGCTTTGGTTCATAATTTGGTGCAACTAAATGTTTACCATGGTTGGACGCGCATGCGGTGGAAGTGAAGCCGGAGACCCGGCGACACTGGAGGCAGTGTCGGCTCCTGGCGTCCGCGTATATTGCGAGCGGAAAGAACGTAGACAGGCATCTTCAAACAGGATGCAGAGGATTACCACAACTAGTCAGTTTGAAGTGTGATCGATACGCGCGCAGGGCAGCCTAAGCTAACCCTCGGCTGTTTTTTACGCTACGATTGTCTAAACATAACAAGACCGGCGCAGCAGAATACAAGAAAACAAATAGGGGCCGTCAAACTCCTCCAGCAATGCTCatgcctcgtcgcctcgacgccgtcataTAGCCGTCTGTCGCCatgcctctctctctctctgacCTGGGCCGAGCATTCTATGGCTGCGCATACTGCTTGGTCCACTCCTTTGCCGTGGCGAtggccgcctgctcgtcctccttcCAACTcttggcgacgtcggcggcgagagggTCGTCAGGGTTGGGGGCGCCGAGAAGAGCCTGGATGGACAGGAGGATAGTCCGGATTTGCAGCGCGGGGGACCAGTTGTCTGTGTGCGCACGTGTCAGCTATGCGCGCGCCCCAGGGAATATCGGGGAGCGGAGAGCGGCGAGACGGACTCTTCAGAACATCGAGGCAGATGCGGCCTAGCTTGTCCACGTTGGGGTGGAAAATCTTGGTCAAGAAGCGGATCTTGGGGGGTGTCATGGGGTAGTCATCGGGGAGGAAGAGCTCGAGCTTGAAGATGCCGCCTGTACAGTGTCAGCGACTGCCCTTCAGACCGTCGCGTGGGGACTCCTCGttcgcgacgacggggcgaCCGACCTTCGTAGGGCGACTGGGCGGGCCCGTGAATTTCGACATCAAAGTAGCGGAGGTTATCTTCGTGAGGGACGGCGCTGATTCCGGGGACCCTGCAGGCACGAAGCAAAACCTCGTCAGTCGGGTGGCCAGGCGCCAGGGCTTGCGCGCACCATAAAGAAGGCGGACCGGGAAAGGGTGGGGGTTCAAAGTGCATACGGCTCGGCCATGAGgcgctccgtctccttcACGATGCGCTTAGGGAGAGCCATTTCGGCCTGTAATGGTGAAGAGGCCCAATGGACCGCGCAGCCAAGCCGGGCTCGTGGGAGGGAAAGAGGAGCGGCTCAGGGAAAATCCGCTcaggcggcaggcgctgcgAAGGGGTGCTCGGGGCCAGAGATTGGTGGGGGGgagacggccacggcggtcGATCGAGGGGTGATGCGGGCGAGGTTGaagtctgcggcggcggcggtgacgatgggaATCAAAAGTGGTGACTCTGGGCCGTGGTGGGAGGGTGATGCGGCGCGACCGAAGGTGGGGTTCACCCTTGCGACCGGGCCTGTGGGTGCAAGGCGGGCGGAGGTGGTCGCGGGGCTGATGGAGGCCCTGTGCTACAGCGGCCCAGGGCTCCAGCTTCCATCCTAGGTACTGTACCTCCAGGTGGTGACGGGAGTGTGAGGGgactgcccgccctgccctcctTGGCACCCTGGAGGTGAGGCGATGCGCGGGCAGTGAGCGCGGCACTGCACGGCAGCGCTGGAGGCACcttgcccggcggcgagtgTCCAGTGCCGTCGTGCTGAGTGAGGTCCCCAGGCGTGTTCCAGGCTT is a window of Purpureocillium takamizusanense chromosome 10, complete sequence DNA encoding:
- the UBC35 gene encoding E2 ubiquitin-conjugating enzyme (EggNog:ENOG503P1WC~COG:O), whose translation is MALPKRIVKETERLMAEPVPGISAVPHEDNLRYFDVEIHGPAQSPYEGGIFKLELFLPDDYPMTPPKIRFLTKIFHPNVDKLGRICLDVLKNNWSPALQIRTILLSIQALLGAPNPDDPLAADVAKSWKEDEQAAIATAKEWTKQYAQP
- the EGD2_2 gene encoding GAL4 enhancer protein (EggNog:ENOG503NYAS~COG:K); this encodes MATRSAALKLDWTKVTSSLGLRGQTVASLQAFKKRNEDARRKIAQLQEQATTVDFAQYRSTLKNQAVVDEIEKRFKAFKPVTYDVSRQLKAIEAFEVEAVKNAEATKQVVDLELKDLAATLKNIEEARPFEDLTVDEVAAAEKSIDEKTTQLISKGRWMVPGYKEKFGDLAIV